The following are from one region of the Granulimonas faecalis genome:
- a CDS encoding phage tail tip lysozyme produces the protein MAADAGRTPADGDVPDAHGAHGEGTPDGTSDEGVSGNGRAEAALGTSHDGPEGAPAEGGVEGRVRDVARKVAGKAAEGGVGAAAPTLVLMQVASTVKKTFVSLLSTAVVAVQNLVSGGVVGLVQSVAGAVVGLFTSIGAFLSGLGASGAVVGATVACVAVVGSVAVFSPQQADDGDPCALVADVAANRAAQDSVTGDEDVVVEGEEAYREIVDELAGILKGQGLSDNAIAGIVGNVAAECGFDFSQVEGIYDEWGAPGPKKTGALSDIDVYTRGLFASYASSGLSINRDAYLSEADGNYWPALGFCSWTGGQAYRLYSRAQAAGADWWDRDFQIAYWLAYGNNETTGRGGFANGTEFLADYASWCEGKTVAECVSRYVDVFHGQTMGNRGDVRLEAADRWLPAIAGAQPRSMSTEAQGFYTSIVSSMGQDAAASSVASAVRDNPAVERCTPQGKDLGKGAASIARAAASWAWPSKERAYNDGTEAYRRAHDEVHGPGANYKDCGIAVATAVRTSGADLDYPLADTTANQLPYLRSSSKWEKVCDFDGADKVGLLRPGDVLIADKTAADGHDMGCGHTAVFTGGGLLSSIDGVDPAFDMVQASLNTYSPAAASTASLLSDARSYEAYRCVAPDNGGAGEDVSGGTDGQALAGASQAQRRIVDAARSVPSPGAGYCAMWVSQVYQAAGLGYVSGNACDQYARWCTSTNLDELKVGMIVAVPSHPHTAAGSVYGHVGVYVGDGLVMHNTGTIDTTNILQWVGYYGATQTPRWGFATTRSIG, from the coding sequence TTGGCGGCCGACGCCGGCAGGACCCCTGCGGACGGGGACGTCCCGGACGCCCATGGCGCCCATGGCGAGGGGACGCCCGACGGGACGTCCGACGAGGGCGTCTCCGGAAACGGGCGGGCCGAGGCCGCCTTGGGGACATCCCACGACGGCCCCGAAGGGGCCCCTGCCGAGGGGGGCGTCGAGGGCCGCGTCAGGGACGTCGCCAGGAAGGTCGCGGGAAAGGCTGCCGAGGGCGGTGTCGGGGCCGCCGCGCCGACCCTCGTCCTCATGCAGGTGGCGTCCACGGTGAAGAAGACCTTCGTGTCGCTCCTGTCCACGGCGGTGGTGGCGGTCCAGAACCTCGTCTCGGGCGGCGTCGTGGGCCTCGTGCAGTCGGTCGCCGGCGCCGTGGTCGGACTGTTCACCTCCATCGGGGCGTTCCTCTCCGGCCTCGGCGCCTCGGGGGCCGTGGTCGGGGCCACCGTCGCCTGCGTCGCGGTGGTCGGCTCCGTGGCGGTTTTCTCCCCCCAGCAGGCAGACGACGGGGACCCGTGCGCCCTCGTGGCCGACGTCGCGGCGAACAGGGCCGCCCAGGACAGCGTCACCGGGGACGAGGACGTCGTGGTCGAGGGCGAGGAGGCCTACCGCGAGATCGTCGACGAGCTGGCGGGCATCCTCAAGGGCCAGGGGCTCTCGGACAACGCCATCGCCGGCATCGTCGGCAATGTGGCGGCGGAGTGTGGGTTCGACTTCTCCCAGGTCGAGGGCATCTACGACGAGTGGGGTGCGCCCGGCCCCAAGAAGACGGGGGCCCTGTCCGACATCGATGTCTACACCCGCGGGCTTTTCGCCAGCTACGCGTCGTCGGGCCTGTCCATCAACCGGGACGCCTACCTGAGCGAGGCCGACGGCAACTACTGGCCGGCCCTGGGGTTCTGCAGCTGGACCGGGGGTCAGGCCTACCGCCTCTACAGCCGCGCCCAGGCCGCAGGCGCCGATTGGTGGGACAGGGACTTCCAGATCGCCTACTGGCTCGCCTACGGCAACAACGAGACCACGGGCAGGGGAGGGTTCGCCAACGGCACCGAGTTCCTGGCCGACTACGCCTCCTGGTGCGAGGGCAAGACCGTGGCCGAGTGCGTATCCCGTTACGTCGACGTCTTCCACGGCCAGACCATGGGCAACCGCGGCGACGTTCGCCTCGAGGCAGCCGACCGCTGGCTGCCCGCCATCGCCGGCGCCCAGCCCAGGTCCATGTCCACGGAGGCCCAGGGCTTCTACACCTCCATCGTCTCCTCCATGGGCCAGGACGCGGCCGCGTCGAGCGTCGCGTCCGCCGTGCGTGACAACCCCGCCGTGGAGCGCTGCACCCCCCAGGGGAAGGACCTCGGCAAGGGGGCGGCCTCCATCGCCCGGGCCGCGGCCTCCTGGGCGTGGCCCTCGAAGGAGCGGGCATACAACGACGGCACCGAGGCCTACAGGCGGGCCCACGACGAGGTGCATGGCCCAGGCGCGAATTACAAGGACTGCGGCATAGCCGTGGCTACCGCCGTCCGCACGAGCGGCGCCGACCTCGACTACCCCCTGGCCGACACCACGGCCAACCAGCTCCCGTACCTGCGCTCCTCCTCCAAGTGGGAGAAGGTCTGCGACTTCGACGGGGCCGACAAGGTGGGTCTCCTGAGGCCGGGGGACGTGCTCATCGCCGACAAGACGGCCGCCGACGGCCACGACATGGGCTGCGGCCACACCGCCGTGTTCACCGGCGGCGGCCTGCTGTCCTCCATCGACGGGGTCGACCCGGCCTTCGATATGGTCCAGGCGTCGCTCAACACCTACTCGCCGGCCGCCGCGTCCACGGCGTCCCTGCTGTCCGACGCGCGCTCATACGAGGCCTACCGCTGCGTAGCCCCGGACAACGGGGGTGCGGGGGAGGATGTCTCGGGGGGCACCGACGGGCAGGCCCTGGCCGGGGCGAGCCAGGCCCAGAGGCGCATCGTGGACGCGGCCCGCTCGGTCCCGTCCCCCGGGGCCGGCTACTGCGCCATGTGGGTCTCCCAGGTCTACCAGGCCGCCGGCCTCGGCTATGTCTCGGGCAACGCCTGCGACCAGTACGCCCGGTGGTGCACGAGCACGAACCTCGACGAGCTCAAGGTGGGCATGATCGTGGCCGTGCCGAGCCACCCCCACACCGCCGCCGGGTCGGTCTACGGCCACGTGGGGGTCTATGTCGGGGACGGCCTCGTCATGCACAACACCGGGACCATCGACACCACGAACATCCTGCAGTGGGTGGGTTACTACGGGGCGACCCAGACCCCGAGGTGGGGCTTCGCCACCACCCGCTCCATAGGTTGA